TCCATGGTTGGACCAAACTAATAACTATAATAATTCCAATTGCTAAGAGAATTATAATGGCAATGCACATGCATTTTCTCGAGCCCTTCTGCAGTTTTCTCGCGTTCTGAAGCGCAGTCGTTCCCGACTGAACGTGGTCGACTGCGTTCGTTACCTGAACGAGAGCCTCGTcaacacacaacaacacacaccaTATCTTTCTATTTATACCCCAATTTTGCATATATCTAGGAATCATATAAGATCATTAAAAGTTAACCTGGCTCTCAATGTTGTCCAAAATGTCTCCTTGAGCTTCGACTAGCACGGCCATATCTAGGTAAATCTGCAAAGAGAGATCAACGGATGTCATTTGGAACGTGATCCAACAACATCAGTTAGATCGCTATGTACCTGATGAAGGTCGAGAAGCTTCTTCTCGATCTCCTTTACAGCATCGTGCCTCTCTTGAATCTCCTCCAAAGTGTTCATTACCTACATAACGAGAcgtataaaaatgtaaaaaatttcattcttcgcatgaataaaatgaaaaagtaccTGGCCCCGCCCGGATTGTTGCATCGCTTGCTGGAATATCTGTTCACTGTTTCCGGTTTCAATGAGAGTATTGATAGTCTGTTAGTCATCGAGCTCCAAAATGAATATCGTCGATATGTTGCAGATTTCAAGTGTTGCATGCAAGGAAGGCTTACCTCTTCGTCCGGTCTACTTCCAGTAACTGAACGTCGAACGCGCGCATTAGattctaaaaaatgaaaccaaACAATATCGAaagaaaatactccctctgtcccttaATATACGCACTTTCGtcttaaatcaattttaagggacggagggagtaaacataaaagaaaaaataaatacgaaTCTGACCTGTTACTACCCGTCGCTCAACAACCTCGCGATACTCCTCTTCAATCCTCTGTCTCAATGTCTGTTCAAACAAACAGAGCATCTCAAAAACTCAATGTATCGAAAAACAGAATCATCATCAACGGACCTGAAACTCGGTCATGAGGTCTCTAAATTTCTTCGTCAAGGCGCTGCAGGGAACGAGGCGTTGTTAAATTACTCGTACCGAAACATAGGGAAGGAAGAAACAGCTGGAgatgtttacatttttatacTTACTTTGTCATGTTTGTTCTTGACCTATCAACGGCCGTTCCCTTTCCGCAGCCAGGCTTCTGCCGGTTAGCTAAGTTCTGAGAAGCATTCGGATAAATCAGTTCATAGCAGAGAAACAACCAAAGAGGGATACTGAGATGTGAAAATGGTATGAGCTATACATCTTTGTTCATTGTCTCgattttcacttttatacCGCGTGCTATCTTTCCTACTTCATCGACATCTTTCTCCATCCGTCTCCTGATAGCTGGAACGAGTACGACATGCTACATTAGTACTAAATCTATAAGGTATTATGAAAAGGAGAAGGATTGCACCTTTCATCGAAGAAGCTTTTGTAACCGATTTTGACTCCTCGTTCGCTTCCTGACAAAAGGATGGTATGCATAGAATCAAATCAAACTACATAACAAGCAATAGTTGCTTAAGAAAACACGATACATGTTTCGCTTGCAAGTGTTGTCTATTGATGAAACTACATAACCTACAATAGTCGTTTAAGATAACACGTTTCACTTGTAAGCACGTAGTCTATCAATGAAAGGCCGTATTCATATTCATACCTTAAGGTTCTGTAGCAAAACGGAGAGCTTGTCCACCTGCTTTTCGACCTCTTGTATCTGCCAGCAACGATAAAGATGAGAATTTACgaggaaaaagaaaggaaacGGACCATGACTTCTTTTTGGCGCGCACCTGCTTATGGAAGGATTCCAGAGCCACATCAGAGCTACTCCTAGGAAGCCGAGGGCCCATCTCTATGTCGGATTCTCTGGACGTGTTGCCTTTGGCATCTCCAACGAACGAGTCCTGACATGCACGCAAGACTCAAGAACCATAAAAACACATTATGTCTCATTTATTAAGAGATTTTCTCTTGTATCATTTCAAGAAAAGCACAACCAATTTTTCAACTAGATTCTTGATTTTAAGTGAAAACatagtttttctagtttactCCAACATTTTTGAAGAAAGGAACAACTACTATAGCATATCAAGAACTTCAAAAACTAGACAGAAACAAAGGAAACACGATCTAAAGATTTAGGCCGTAGTTCAAGATCACATTTATCGTGCTGCCATTGAATCTCAGACTATTTTGCACCTCAAAAATTCACCATGTTCTTACTTCTTAGCATGTGCAATATAAGAGTAGAAAATACAAGGATATCATTATCAATTCATTACTTCACCTAAATACTGCATAAACATCTATTCTTAAACActaactaaaaagtaaaaataactataaataaaattatattttttctttatactaAATTTTAGACTACTGACTGACTGACAACATGatgaataaactaaataatactccatgatAACTTCACCCAAAAATCAGCATAAACATTCAATTCATGAACTctataatcaaacaaaaaaaagaaaaatatacaaaatcaGCAGGAAAAAACCAGCAAAATATCAAAGAAACAGAAACACAAACCGTGAGAAGATCGTTCATCTTCAAAAAAGgctagaaaatgattttttgaaaagtgtagaagaaataaaactGTTTGTTGGAATTTATTGTGGGGAGCATTCGGCCGGCGACGGGAAAGAcgagaaaaagagaataaatatgGGAGTTTTCGCAGTTTTTTTCGATGATGAAATTAAGGAGCGTTAGAATCAACAATCAACACTAAATTAGTAGTGTTTAGTCAAAAACAAAGATGGATTTGGAATCAAATTAACAACTAATCCCAGTGACTGTGACGTGAATTATTATTGAATATAAGTCGTGTGAAGACAAGGCTAAGAATTTGTTTGGTTCTTGGATTTGTTGTATGCTTCATTCGTCTATGAATGGATGTCCAAATAGAATATATGCttagaaaaagagagaatttatattctaattttggaaatatacCCCTTCCTCTCATTCTACATgatctaaaatttatttttaagttttccCATTTACAATTTAAATGTTATAAGAAGTAGAAACAAATGAATTCCTTTATTACAAAAGATTGCTTAATATTAATGCTCGGAATATTTGAGTCATGCAAAATGGGAAAAGGTGAATGTCAAAAAATTTCGTTAGAATCCacaatcaatatttgatttgaagTGCACTCTAAGTAAAGTCTATTGCAATTGAGATCGCATGACAACTCCCTtcttgtgtaatttttaaatgttcaaagttttctttttatgttaaCTAGTGTTACATATGTGCAATGCAcgacttaattaattgattttttatttgcactaatttaaaattgcgAATTCACATTTatgaaatgagaaatgatAATTATATCAGGTTCCAAACACATATTAATAAGTTTCAATCTCTGCTACCCTTGTCGATTAgtgtttaataaaaaaacaaacgaAGAAATTATGCATTGGGGCGTGATTGACGTGTGCAAATCCAAGTTAAAATATCCTAAATTACATGTTAatgttaatttaataaatttattaacaaaatttcaatattttagaTATACGGAGTATAAactttttgtttaataaatataagtaaacAACATTTTTGgtatctaaattttaaaactgtATCAAATGCGGTACTCAAACTTTAATAACGTCCCCATACGTCTTTAGACTCTGATATAGTATCGTTGGAGGGACTtgtattttttacttttttatatctaaaatacCTTCTAGCCCTTTAGGggtattttagtttatttggACTTTTGCACTATTTGTGATTgaggattattattttttcattaataatatgtTTTCTGACGATGAGTAAATGAGTTTTCACTTAATGGGCTGTCACTAATACTTAATGCGcataaatatacattaaaCCGTTAATTTGTTGATTAAAATTCTCGGTCCATAAACAGAACTCGGCCCAAATATTTGGCTCATTTGTgttttcgggttttcttcaCACAATTGTCCAATACTATATTTAAAGTTAACCCCTTATGGTAGTTAATCACAATAACcatttaaataaacaaataccTACAATATATAGCCACATTTccccaattaattaaaaattatttcttttttcatcttaaatataatactagtataacacAATAACTTAAGACTAGTGATAATTTAAGTTAGATCAACTCATTAAAgtgaaaattgattttttggaATACTTAATTCTAGCCAactccatattttattgtCGCCGCCGGCCTACGAATAATCAAAtacttaattacttaattcttcaatctctctttaaaatatacaaaaataagagATATGAGACGACGTCCAACGATATTATTCTCCTTgacattaattagtttttatttattgaaaatctAGTTTGATTGTCGGTTAGAATACTATAGTATCATGAGTAAATCGATATTTGAGGCAGAATTGTGATCTTTTTTAACACAAGAATTAGGATTgttcattaattacataaCAAATAGTTCTTTGCACTTTGTCACGGGAATGTTACGGGAAGCATGCTGCATAATGTAATAAAGTCTACAAAATTTGGGcgaatatttctatatttaattagacTATTGAAACTTCCTTCTTGTCCTACATGATAAATTAACGATTCTCTAACTGCTCTATAATTAGCGGCAAGATATTCTTTCCTTGTAAGGCCTTTTAAAAGATTCTTCTTTGAGtccacacatatatatttagcTAGGATCTTTGAGtccacatatatatactccttccgtcccacttaaaatgcaacatttgggaatcggcacgggattttatgtagtgttgttttgtgagtaaatgaagagaaagtaaagtaagagagatgaaaaagtagagatagagttgtttccattttaggaaacgtttcatttttaatgggacaaccaaaaaagaaaaacgttgcatttttaatgggacagagggagtatttagcTAGGGTCGAGGGCTGTCTAGCCTTGGGTATGTCCCTTGgctagttttatttttttcttttttgttgtgAGAAGCCCCACAATTGGCACTTTTCTTCCATGCTGATAATTTTGGTTCCTAGCCTGATAGATAGACGGATAGTGCTCGGTCTGTTGATACATCACAATTTGGTTCTTTGCTTTTTGTTGTGGTTCTAGTCATTTTTGGGTTTGGCTTATATATGGATGTTAATATCTTGTTTGTGTTCCGTATGATATGGACGGATTGGGGGTCTGTCTAATCCCCCACAATAATGGtgtttgagaaaaaaaaaaactctctaaATCTTGATGGCTCTGTTGGACTAGATATCTCAAACAATGTATGATCCGATTTAGTGATTTgattaaaacaaaagaaatttttgACCTAATTCATATGATCTCTCTTTAAAGGTTCGATTGTGTCAAAGCTTAGATCTTTCTTTACAATACAATGCCGCGTTATTGGCCTCTAGTCAAATCTCATCAAGCTCTTGGAGTTCGAGCTTTCTCTCCTATTCACACTTACTTAGCTCTATATTCATCTTTTGAACAATCAAATATGTTCAGGTGCTCAATATCTCAATATCTCAATAAGAAGAGAGACACATCTTGCCGAAAATGAGGCGATATGGAGACATTTCAATTGACGTTTGGTACACCATCGATGAATTGAGAATAGAACTcatgatatttaatttaaataaattctgTGTACATATACAATTGATCGATTTACAAGGAAcacgacacgacacgataCTTTTCTAACTAAGAGAATGAATTTGTAGGTAATTAAGCAAACCAAGCATGTTCCACTAAAATCATGAAAG
The genomic region above belongs to Salvia hispanica cultivar TCC Black 2014 chromosome 3, UniMelb_Shisp_WGS_1.0, whole genome shotgun sequence and contains:
- the LOC125216358 gene encoding syntaxin-132-like isoform X1 → MNDLLTDSFVGDAKGNTSRESDIEMGPRLPRSSSDVALESFHKQIQEVEKQVDKLSVLLQNLKEANEESKSVTKASSMKAIRRRMEKDVDEVGKIARGIKVKIETMNKDNLANRQKPGCGKGTAVDRSRTNMTNALTKKFRDLMTEFQTLRQRIEEEYREVVERRVVTVTGSRPDEETINTLIETGNSEQIFQQAMQQSGRGQVMNTLEEIQERHDAVKEIEKKLLDLHQIYLDMAVLVEAQGDILDNIESQVTNAVDHVQSGTTALQNARKLQKGSRKCMCIAIIILLAIGIIIVISLVQPWKN
- the LOC125216358 gene encoding syntaxin-132-like isoform X2 yields the protein MNDLLTDSFVGDAKGNTSRESDIEMGPRLPRSSSDVALESFHKQIQEVEKQVDKLSVLLQNLKEANEESKSVTKASSMKAIRRRMEKDVDEVGKIARGIKVKIETMNKDNLANRQKPGCGKGTAVDRSRTNMTNALTKKFRDLMTEFQTLRQRIEEEYREVVERRVVTVTGSRPDEETINTLIETGNSEQIFQQAMQQSGRGQVMNTLEEIQERHDAVKEIEKKLLDLHQIYLDMAVLVEAQGDILDNIESQVKNAVDHVTMGTDALQTAKDLQKKSRKCMMIAIILMLAIAIIIVLSILKPWKK